The DNA window TTCGGCGAAGCGCAGGAACTCGCCCAGCGCGGTCCGCAACTGCTCGGCGAGGGTCCCTTCGGACGGCGTGGTGAGCCGTTCCACAAGCCCGTCGACCGCGGTTTCGGTGGCCGCCACGAACGCTTCGGCCGCCGAGGAGAAGTACCGGTAGAACAACGCGCGCGACACCCCGGCCTCGGCCGCGATGTCGTCCGCGGAGACCTGGTCGACCGGCAGCCTCCCGAACACCGCGATCGCCGCGTCGATCAGGTGCGCGCGGCGCTGCTCCGGCGGGAGCCGCTTGCCTCGTGTGCTACCTCGTGTCACCGTCACCGCGCCCATGATGGCATCTATGGTCTTCGGTGATGAGACGCAAGCGTGTTTCCCCGCTCCCGCCGCGCAACGGGCTCGACGCGGCACGCCTGCGGCTGCCCGCCGAAGGGCCGTGGACCACGCTGCGCGAGCACCTCGTGGCGAGGCTGCCGCGGCTCGACCCCGAGCGGATCGACGGCATGCTCCGCGAGGAGCGCATCCACGGCGAGGACGGCCCGCTCGGACTCGACGCGCCGTTCGTGCCGAACTCGGTGATCTGGTTCCACCGCGACCTCCCCGACGAGGCGCCGGTGCCCTTCGAGGTCGAGCTCGTGCACCGCGACGACCACCTGCTGGTGGTCGACAAACCGCACTTCCTCAGCACCATCCCGCGCGGGCGGCACGTGATGGAGACCGCGCTCGTGCGGCTGCGCCACGATCTCGGCCTGCCCGAACTCGTCCCGGCGCACCGGCTCGACCGGGTCACCGCCGGCCTGGTCATGTTCGTGATCACCCCCGAACGGCGCGGCGCCTACCAAACGCTGTTCCGCGACCGGAAGGTCACGAAGACCTACGAGGCGATCGCGCGCGCCGACCTTTCGCTCGCCGAACCGCGCACGGTCCGAAGCCGGATCGTGAAGGAACGCGGCATCTACACCGCCTACGAGGTTCCCGGTGAGCCGAACAGCGAAACCGTCGTCGAACTCGCCGAGCACCGCGACGGGCTCGGCCGGTACTCGCTTTCCCCGAAGACCGGGCGCACGCACCAGCTCCGCCTGCACATGAGCGGGCTCGGCGTGCCCATCCTCGGTGACCGGTTCTACCCCGAGTTCACCGAAACCGCGCTCGACGACTTCACCCGCCCGCTGCAGCTGCTGGCGAAGACGCTGGAGTTCACCGATCCCGTCACCGGCGAACACCGGCGCTTCGACAGCGGCCGCGTGCTCCAGGCGTGGTCGTCCTATCCGGACTGGGCCAGGGACTGACCCTCGCCGTTCAAGCCCTTCCCGATCGCGCGCAGCGAAGCCCACATCGTCGCCTGGTTCGCCGTCACCACCGGTTTGCCCAGCTCCCGCTCCAGCGGCGCGATCACGTCGTAGGTCGGCAGCGCGGTGCAGCTCACGAACACCGCGTCGGCGTCGTCGCGATCGCCCCGGCGGACCAGCTCGAAAACCTCGCGATAGGTCACCGAGTAGACCTGCTCCATCGGAAGGCCCAGCGGCGTGGTGTCCGCCACGCCGAGCCCCGACTCGGCGAGGAACTCGCGCAACCGCTCGCCGACCGGGCGCTGGTAGGGGTGCACCACCGCGACCTTCATGCCGCCGACCTGCCGGATGGCCTCGACCGCCGCGCTCGCCGCCGTCACCGCGTGGCGCGCGCCCTCGATCTCCATCGCCTCCCGCAGCACGCGTTCCCGTTCGGCACCACCCACGAACGCGCACGCCGTGCACGCGTAGGCGACCACTTCCGCGCCCACGCCGCACACCTCGCGGGTCGGGCCGACGAGCTGGCTCGCGCGGTTGAGCCGCGACACCATGTCGAGGTTGTCCCACACCGGCACGGACGCCGTGCGCGCCACGTACACCGTGACGTCGGCGGGCACCCACCGCCACAGCTCGCGATCCTGGCGGAAGTCGAACGGGGCGACGACACCGACACCGGTCTGCGGCGCGGGCCCGTCAGCGAGATCGGTCTCCACTGCCCCTCCTTGCTTTCGGCACTCCGCCCAGTCTCGCGCACCGGGACGGCCGAAAGCGCCCACTCGTGGGCACCGCCACGGGAACGGCTCAGCCGCGTTCGATCAGGTGGCCCACCACATCCGGGCCGGGGTGGGCGTGACCGGAACCGTCGCGGCGCGGATCGGGCTCGGGCAGTTCGACCGGATCGCCGCTCTTTCCCGAACCGGCGGGGCGCGGGCCGACCCAGCCGACCGTCAACCCCGTCTCCCCCTTGAGGAAGCGCTGCGCGCGGACACCGGCGGTAGCGCGGCCCTTCGCCGGGTACAGCTCGAACGGCGTCACCTTCACGCTCGCGCCGGTGGCCGTGACGACCATCGGCTCGCCGTGCTCGGTGTCGTCGGTGCGGACCGCGCCGAAGAACACGACCTCGCCCTTGCCCACGTTGATCCCGGCCATGCCCCCGCCCTTGAGGCCCTGCGGCCGCACGATCGACGCGGCGAACCGCAGCAGCGACGCCTCCGAAGTCAGGAAGGTCATCGATTCCTCGCCGTCGGTGAGCCAGGTGGCGCCGACGACCTCGTCACCGTCCTTGAGGCTGATCACGTCGAACTCGTCGGAGCGGACCGGCCATTCCGGCGCGCACACCTTCACCACGCCCAGTTTCGTGCCGAGCGCGAGCCCCGGCGAACCGGCACCCCGCTCGCCGAGCGGCGCGATCCCGACGACCTTCTCGCCCTTGTCGAGCGGAACCAGTTCGCGCGCGGCCATCCCGCCGCGCAGCGAAACCGTGCCCGCCTGCTCTGGCAGCACCGGCAGCGGCAGCACGTCCGTCTTGAACGCGCGCCCCCGGTTGGTCACCAGCAGCACCTGGCCGCGCGCGGTGCTGTGCACGACCGCGGCGACGGCGTCGTGGCGCACCCTTCCGTTGCGGCGGCGCGCTTCCGGGGACTCCTCCGATTCCGCCGCGGTGCGCGCCACGAGACCGGTCGCGGACAGGATGACCTGGCAGGGATCGTCGGCGACTTCCAGCGGGCCCGCCGGTTTGGACGCGGCGAGCACCTCCTTGAGATCGCCGTCTATGAGCGCGGTGCGGCGCTCGGTCGGGAAGTCCTTCGCGATCTTCGCCAGCTCGGCCGACACGACCTTCTTGAGCACCGACTCGTCGTCGAGGATCTTCGTCAGCTCGGCGATCTCGTCGCGCAGCTTGTCCTGCTCCGCTTCGAGTTCGAGCCGGTCGTACTTGGTGAGCCTGCGCAGCGGGGTGTCGAGGATGTAGGTCGCCTGGATCTCGGACAGCTTGAACCGCGTCATCAGGCCGTCCTTCGCGGCCTGCGCGTTCTCGCTCTCCCGGATCAGCTTGATCACCTTGTCGATGTTCAGCAGCGCCTTCAGCAGGCCCTCGACGAGGTGCAGCCGCTCTTCCCGCTTGCGCCGCCGGTACTTCGTC is part of the Amycolatopsis sp. CA-230715 genome and encodes:
- a CDS encoding RluA family pseudouridine synthase; the encoded protein is MRRKRVSPLPPRNGLDAARLRLPAEGPWTTLREHLVARLPRLDPERIDGMLREERIHGEDGPLGLDAPFVPNSVIWFHRDLPDEAPVPFEVELVHRDDHLLVVDKPHFLSTIPRGRHVMETALVRLRHDLGLPELVPAHRLDRVTAGLVMFVITPERRGAYQTLFRDRKVTKTYEAIARADLSLAEPRTVRSRIVKERGIYTAYEVPGEPNSETVVELAEHRDGLGRYSLSPKTGRTHQLRLHMSGLGVPILGDRFYPEFTETALDDFTRPLQLLAKTLEFTDPVTGEHRRFDSGRVLQAWSSYPDWARD
- a CDS encoding maleate cis-trans isomerase family protein; the protein is METDLADGPAPQTGVGVVAPFDFRQDRELWRWVPADVTVYVARTASVPVWDNLDMVSRLNRASQLVGPTREVCGVGAEVVAYACTACAFVGGAERERVLREAMEIEGARHAVTAASAAVEAIRQVGGMKVAVVHPYQRPVGERLREFLAESGLGVADTTPLGLPMEQVYSVTYREVFELVRRGDRDDADAVFVSCTALPTYDVIAPLERELGKPVVTANQATMWASLRAIGKGLNGEGQSLAQSG
- a CDS encoding DNA gyrase/topoisomerase IV subunit A encodes the protein MARRKGPSTKVDPGAFDQPGAHVFDNSLKTEIEDSYLEYAYSVIHSRALPDARDGLKPVHRRILFSMNENGYRPTHAYVKSSRVVGDAMGKYHPHGDTAIYDAMVRLAQDFSMNAPLIDGHGNFGSPDDGPAASRYTEARMSPEAMLLVGELGEDTVDFRPNYDGSLEEPSVLPAAFPNLLVNGTSGIAVGMATNMIPHNMGEVIAAARWLITHPGASLDKLMEFVPGPDLPTGGMLLGLDEVRRAYETGRGVVRMRAKVHTGLLEGSRGRQAITVTELPYGVGPEKIIEKITDEVTKSKRLTGISDVKDLTDRENGTRLVIECKVGVNPQALLADLYRLTPLEQSFGINNLVLVDGQPQTLGLKALLEVFLAHRYEVVTRRTKYRRRKREERLHLVEGLLKALLNIDKVIKLIRESENAQAAKDGLMTRFKLSEIQATYILDTPLRRLTKYDRLELEAEQDKLRDEIAELTKILDDESVLKKVVSAELAKIAKDFPTERRTALIDGDLKEVLAASKPAGPLEVADDPCQVILSATGLVARTAAESEESPEARRRNGRVRHDAVAAVVHSTARGQVLLVTNRGRAFKTDVLPLPVLPEQAGTVSLRGGMAARELVPLDKGEKVVGIAPLGERGAGSPGLALGTKLGVVKVCAPEWPVRSDEFDVISLKDGDEVVGATWLTDGEESMTFLTSEASLLRFAASIVRPQGLKGGGMAGINVGKGEVVFFGAVRTDDTEHGEPMVVTATGASVKVTPFELYPAKGRATAGVRAQRFLKGETGLTVGWVGPRPAGSGKSGDPVELPEPDPRRDGSGHAHPGPDVVGHLIERG